A window of the Lolium perenne isolate Kyuss_39 chromosome 7, Kyuss_2.0, whole genome shotgun sequence genome harbors these coding sequences:
- the LOC127314602 gene encoding uncharacterized protein, with product MAAAAGGSPTASGVGERDGFLPVADISRIMRRAIPPNGKIDMEAKEAVQELVSEFIAFLTSEASDRCKREKREALTGDDLLWAMATLGFQDYIQPLRLYLHKYREVRRVSARGQNPGSLSGCTSITFSSMRLSPFGLDGMSVLDTGMELEQHEQLEVLPPPHCPADGIAEMRHDKVRDGLPNGYPKPDITVHKNSPEPTTVPLPCKVLPCTMEVEPKTLPVFDVRDWSELPLDALSAIFMKLGTIEILMGAGLVCRSWLLTAKSPELWRFVDMTRHKVVFSKAESVMCKMAKVAIDRSDGRMESFWAQKFVSGELLGYIASRGKSLKSIRLIAPGYFWDDEDAVVRLAAKCPMLEEIEYSHQQQPGYFFKQIGTVRPELKRLRIHMDWYDSDAIKHEMMMEQRQDDDEEEEEEEEPYEAWEARHNEEAFAIAENLHELRLLQMAGNSLTKKGVYAILEGCPHLECLDLTDCGHLKVDDELIARCAKINHVWLPGHWPHVRCPDLHTIGEKEGEVIELPDVYEIEARMLRDTGSMEEGAMEDDGYGDNYWEDYTPPSSPDSPDLHNVTCDDTRYYTYIHDYYSL from the exons ATGGCCGCGGCCGCTGGAGGGAGCCCCACGGCCAGTGGCGTCGGGGAGCGGGACGGGTTCCTGCCGGTCGCCGACATCAGCCGCATCATGAGGAGGGCCATCCCGCCCAACGGGAAGATCGACATGGAGGCCAAGGAGGCCGTGCAGGAGCTCGTCTCCGAGTTCATCGCCTTCCTCACCAGCGA GGCGAGCGACAGATGCAAAAGGGAGAAGCGGGAGGCCTTGACCGGCGACGACCTGCTGTGGGCGATGGCCACGTTGGGGTTTCAGGACTACATCCAACCCCTCAGGCTCTACCTCCACAAGTACAGAGAGGTGCGTCGTGTATCCGCCAGGGGGCAAAATCCAGGTTCCTTGTCGGGGTGCACTTCGATCACCTTCAGTTCGATGCGACTCAGTCCCTTCGGATTGGATGGA ATGTCAGTATTAGACACGGGAATGGAATTGGAACAGCATGAGCAACTGGAGGTGCTGCCACCACCGCACTGCCCTGCCGATGGAATCGCCGAGATGAGACATGATAAGGTGAGAGATGGGCTTCCGAACGGATATCCCAAACCCGACATCACTGTCCATAAGAACAGCCCTGAACCGACGACAGTGCCGCTACCCTGCAAG GTGCTACCTTGCACAATGGAAGTAGAGCCAAAaaccttgcccgtatttgatgttAGAGATTGGTCTGAGCTCCCACTCGATGCTCTTTCTGCAATCTTCATGAAGCTTGGGACAATTGAGATCCTGATGGGTGCGGGACTTGTGTGCCGTTCATGGTTGCTGACGGCAAAGTCCCCTGAGTTGTGGCGTTTTGTGGACATGACACGCCACAAGGTGGTTTTCTCAAAGGCAGAAAGCGTCATGTGCAAAATGGCAAAGGTGGCTATAGATCGCTCTGATGGACGAATGGAGTCATTCTGGGCTCAGAAGTTTGTCAGTGGCGAACTCCTCGGTTACATTGCAAGCAG AGGCAAATCATTGAAGAGCATTCGGCTCATCGCCCCTGGATACTTTTGGGATGATGAGGATGCAGTAGTTAGGCTTGCAGCTAAATGTCCAATGCTGGAAGAGATAGAGTACTCGCATCAGCAGCAGCCAGGGTATTTCTTCAAGCAGATCGGAACAGTGCGCCCAGAGCTGAAACGTCTAAGGATCCATATGGATTGGTACGACTCTGATGCGATTAAGCATGAGATGATGATGGAACAGCGCCAGgacgatgacgaggaagaggaggaggaggaagagccgTACGAGGCCTGGGAAGCGAGACACAACGAGGAGGCTTTCGCCATAGCAGAGAACTTGCATGAGTTGCGGCTCCTTCAGATGGCCGGCAACAGCCTGACCAAAAAAGGGGTCTACGCCATTCTTGAAGGCTGCCCACACCTCGAGTGCCTCGACCTTACAGATTGTGGTCATCTGAAAGTTGACGATGAACTCATAGCTCGATGCGCCAAGATCAATCATGTCTGGCTGCCAGGACACTGGCCTCATGTTCGCTGCCCAGATCTCCATACTATTGGAGAGAAGGAAGGCGAAGTGATCGAGCTGCCTGATGTCTATGAAATAGAGGCTCGTATGCTGCGTGACACGGGATCAATGGAGGAGGGAGCAATGGAGGATGATGGCTACGGCGACAACTACTGGGAAGACTATACACCCCCCTCGTCCCCTGACTCTCCAGACCTGCACAACGTAACCTGCGATGACACCAGATACTACACTTACATCCATGACTactactctctctga